The DNA window GGTTTCTTCTCTTTATCTTTTCTACTGAAAAAACCCATAATTTTCCTATTGAATTTTTGCTACAAAACTACCAAAATAAGGATAGTATGTCAATAAAAAGGGTCTCCATAGAATCAGACTACACCCTCGAAGGAATCCTGCGGGCAGAAAGTAAGGATGCCGGCGTTGTCATATGTCATCCCCACCCCCTCTACGGCGGCGACATGCGCAACAACGTTGTAGGGGCAATAGAAGAAGGGTTCTCCCGGCAGGGTTACACGACCCTTATATTCAATTTCCGCGGTGTCGGTGGGAGCGGGGGTGAATATGACGAAGGGGAAGGAGAGGTCCGGGATGCCCTTGCAGCCTCAGAACATCTCCGGCAGCATCTCAACCCCGGCGGGCGGATTATCTGTGCCGGTTATTCCTTCGGCGCCTGGGTAATAAGCAAGGCAGCGCCGGCGGTGCAGGGACTGGATGGGCTGTTTCTTGTCTCCTACCCGTTCCTGATTTACAAGGGCGACCATCTGAAGACATTCAGCAAAAAGATCTATTTCATCGGAGGGACGTACGACGATATAGCCCCCCTCGATGACCTCCTCGAATTTTACAAGCATCTGACGATCACCGACAAGTACCTCAAGGTCATCCCCACGTCCCATTTCTACAACGGGAAAGAAGAGGAGATCACCGATTTCATTTCCGAAAGCGTCGAACCCGCTCCTAAATAAAACTTGCAAATTATATATACTTTTTCTACAATCGTCATATGGGGAAGGGGGGATTTAAAGAAATATTCGTTTTTGTTGCAGGGATAACTCCTCAGGTAGTCACCGAGACTATCTATACCCTCGCACAGAGAAAACCACCCGTATATCCCGATGAGCTGTTCATCATTACTACCGCTATCGGGAAACAACATATTCAAGATACATTAATCAAAAAAGGTGTGCTTAAAGAGCTTGCTGCAGAGTACGGAATCCCCGATATAATCCTCGACGAGAGATCGTTTGTTGTGGCTAAAGACCAGAATAACACCGACATCATGGACATTCAAAATGAGGCCGAGAATGAGCTGATGGGCGACCTCATTACCACGTTTATACGGGACAAAACGGGAGACCAAAAATCAAGGCTCCATTGCTCCATAGCCGGCGGGCGCAAAACCATGAGCTTTTATATGGGCGCAGCGTTGCAGCTTTTCGGGCGTCCCCGGGACCGGCTCTACCATGTCCTCGTCTCACCAGAATTCGAATCCAACCCCGCGTTTTTCTACAAACCCATGAAAAACCGTATAATCGAAGGGAAGACCCCCGACGGTGCAATAAAGAAACTCAACACAAAAGAAGCCCGTATCCATCTCGCGGAGCTGCCCTTCATACGACTAAGGGAAAAGCTGTCCCTGGATGGAAAGGGATTCGGGGAGCTTGTCAGGGAGGGTCAGAAAAGGATCGACAGCGCCATCGTCCAGCCTGACATTAACGTAGATCTTTCCGCAAGAACAGTACGTATCGGGGGAGAAATGGTCCGCATGACACCTGCCCAGCTTATGCTCTTTACAATGTTTTTAAGGCAAAAAACCGATTTCTGCAAAAATCCGAACCGAAGGTTCTGTTTGGAATGCACGGACTGCTTTATTACTCCGACAAGTCTGAGGAATGATGAGGTTCTTAATGTCATGGCAGAAGACTACAAGCTAATTTACAGAAGTGATGAGTTCCGCGCTCAGGAACTTCTTTCGCGTTGGAAGAAAACTGAATTCTTCCATAACCTCATCAGGCAGAACATCAGTAAAATAAATAAGGCGATCCAGGGGCAGGTCAAGACCAAGACGCATGTTCCCTCTTGTGTCGTGATGAGCATCATGCAGTACGGCGGTACGCGTTACGGGGTGAGCATAGAAAAAGGCAAGCTGCATATAGAATGAAATATTTCTGAAATGTTTCCGTTGTGGCACGGTATACTTTCCGGTGTAATAATAAGACAGGCCGGTACCGGTTGCGTCCGGTCCGAACTTCGGACTGCGGTCCCGCGCAGACCACACAAG is part of the Syntrophorhabdaceae bacterium genome and encodes:
- the csm6 gene encoding CRISPR-associated ring nuclease Csm6, with the protein product MGKGGFKEIFVFVAGITPQVVTETIYTLAQRKPPVYPDELFIITTAIGKQHIQDTLIKKGVLKELAAEYGIPDIILDERSFVVAKDQNNTDIMDIQNEAENELMGDLITTFIRDKTGDQKSRLHCSIAGGRKTMSFYMGAALQLFGRPRDRLYHVLVSPEFESNPAFFYKPMKNRIIEGKTPDGAIKKLNTKEARIHLAELPFIRLREKLSLDGKGFGELVREGQKRIDSAIVQPDINVDLSARTVRIGGEMVRMTPAQLMLFTMFLRQKTDFCKNPNRRFCLECTDCFITPTSLRNDEVLNVMAEDYKLIYRSDEFRAQELLSRWKKTEFFHNLIRQNISKINKAIQGQVKTKTHVPSCVVMSIMQYGGTRYGVSIEKGKLHIE
- a CDS encoding CocE/NonD family hydrolase gives rise to the protein FLLFIFSTEKTHNFPIEFLLQNYQNKDSMSIKRVSIESDYTLEGILRAESKDAGVVICHPHPLYGGDMRNNVVGAIEEGFSRQGYTTLIFNFRGVGGSGGEYDEGEGEVRDALAASEHLRQHLNPGGRIICAGYSFGAWVISKAAPAVQGLDGLFLVSYPFLIYKGDHLKTFSKKIYFIGGTYDDIAPLDDLLEFYKHLTITDKYLKVIPTSHFYNGKEEEITDFISESVEPAPK